The genomic segment CCAAGGATGCCGAGCCGCCCAAGTACCTGGTGGTGAACGCGGATGAATCGGAGCCGGGCACGTTCAAGGACCGGCACATCATCATGCGCGCGCCGCACCTGCTTATCGAGGGCCTGACAATCGCGGCCCTGGCCGTGGGTGCGCATGAGGTGTTCGTCTACATCCGCGGCGAGTACTGGGAACCCTACCGGGTGCTGAAAAACGCCCTGGACGAGGCCAGGAAAGCCGGCTACGTGGGCGACAGGATCATGGGCAGCGGACGCAGCGTGCATGTGACCGTGCACCGCGGCGCCGGGGCCTATATCTGCGGCGAGGAAACCGCCCTTCTGACCAGCCTGGAGGGCTACAAGGGCTGGCCCAAGCTCAAGCCCCCGTTCCCGGCGGTCAAAGGCCTGTTCCGCCGCCCCACCCTGGTCAATAATGTGGAAACCCTCTCCTACGTGCCGGTGGTGCTGGATATCGGGCCGGAAGAGTTCGCCAAGGTGGGGATCGAGCGCAACGGTGGCGCGCGGCTGTTCGGGGTGAGCGGGCATGTCAACCGCCCCGGTATCTACGAGTGCGCCCTGGGCACCCCGATGCGCGAGGTGATCTACGACCTGGCTGGCGGCATCCGAGGCGGAAAGAAACTCAAGGCCGTAATCCCTGGAGGCAGCTCCTGCCCGGTGCTCACCCCGGCTGAGATCGACGTCTCGCTCGATTTCGACAGCCTGGCCAAGCTGGGCTCCATGCTGGGCTCGGGCGGGATGATCGTAATGGACGAGGACACCGACCTGGTCAAGGTGCTCTATAGGATTTGCAAGTTCTACTCCAACGAGTCCTGCGGCCAGTGCACCCCCTGCCGCGAGGGCACCGGCTGGATGACCCGGATCATGGAGCGTGTCTACCGCGGCAACGGCACGAGCCAGGACCTGGACAACCTGGTCGACATCGCCGAGATGATCGGCGGCAACACGATCTGCCCGCTGGGCGATGCCGCCTCTCTGCCGGTGATGAGCTTCATCCGCAAGTTCCGGCCCGAGTTCGAGGCCCGTCTGTCGCGCAAGTATGTCCCCTCGGGCGAGATCGCCTCGCCCGGTGCGGAAGGAGCCACCCGGTGAGCGGCGGCGAAACCAAAATGGTGAAAACCACCATCGACGGGCGCGAGTACGAGTTCGCCGAGGGCGCCACGATCCTGGAAGCGGCCAGGAGCGTGGGGATCATGATCCCCCACTACTGCTACCACCCGGGGCTGTCCATCGCCGGGGCCTGCCGCATGTGCCTGGTGGAGATAGAGAAGATTCCCAAGCTCCAGATTTCCTGCTACATGACCGTGGGCGAGGGCATGGTGGTGCACACGGACACCGAGCGGGTCAAGCGGGCGCGCAAGTCGATCCTGGAGTTCCATCTGGTCAACCACCCCACCGACTGCCCGGTCTGCGACCAGGCCGGCGAGTGCGGCTTGCAGGAATACTACATGCTCCACGGGTTGTACACCTCGCGCATCCGTGAGAACAAGGTCCGCAAGACCAAGAAAGCTTTCCCGGTCGGCCCCAATATCATGCTCGACCAGGAGCGCTGTATTCTGTGCAGCCGCTGCGTGCGGTTCTGCCGCGAGGTTTCGAAAAGCCACGAGCTGGGGATGTTCAAGCGCGGCGACCGCGAGGTGATCGACACTTTCTCCGGCCGTCAGGTGGACAACCCCTACGCCGGCAACGTGGTCGATATCTGCCCGGTTGGTGCGCTCACCAGCCGCGACAGCCGGTTCAAGACCCGTTCCTGGTATCAGCAGACCGCCGAAT from the bacterium genome contains:
- the nuoF gene encoding NADH-quinone oxidoreductase subunit NuoF; translation: MGQVKLITKYFETPGCEKLPVFESVGGYSRLRRIVEEEWTGEKIIATLKASSLRGLGGAGFPTGMKWGFVPKDAEPPKYLVVNADESEPGTFKDRHIIMRAPHLLIEGLTIAALAVGAHEVFVYIRGEYWEPYRVLKNALDEARKAGYVGDRIMGSGRSVHVTVHRGAGAYICGEETALLTSLEGYKGWPKLKPPFPAVKGLFRRPTLVNNVETLSYVPVVLDIGPEEFAKVGIERNGGARLFGVSGHVNRPGIYECALGTPMREVIYDLAGGIRGGKKLKAVIPGGSSCPVLTPAEIDVSLDFDSLAKLGSMLGSGGMIVMDEDTDLVKVLYRICKFYSNESCGQCTPCREGTGWMTRIMERVYRGNGTSQDLDNLVDIAEMIGGNTICPLGDAASLPVMSFIRKFRPEFEARLSRKYVPSGEIASPGAEGATR